A single Streptomyces sp. Edi2 DNA region contains:
- a CDS encoding DUF2306 domain-containing protein produces the protein MFSSLAIAGYFVGQYGQGTLAELAPRNVGLATTYADRSWPVQVAFYVHIASAGLALALGPWQFSQRLRTRYPRVHRWIGRIYMITLALGTVAAFIMSMFSSVGISGFFGFAALAVLWGWTALRGYQAARARRFREHEAWMIRNFALTYAAVTLRLWLGVLILVQLPFSDGRAFTDIFSQAYGPLPYLCWIPNIVVAEFMVRRRNLPSLHMTTSTPDPRLTI, from the coding sequence ATGTTCTCCTCACTGGCGATAGCCGGTTACTTCGTCGGCCAGTACGGCCAGGGCACGCTCGCCGAACTCGCCCCCCGCAATGTCGGACTGGCCACCACGTATGCCGATCGGAGCTGGCCGGTCCAGGTCGCTTTCTATGTGCACATCGCCAGTGCCGGGCTCGCTCTGGCACTTGGGCCGTGGCAGTTCTCCCAGCGCCTGCGCACCCGGTACCCGCGCGTTCACCGGTGGATCGGGCGGATCTACATGATCACGCTCGCCCTCGGGACGGTGGCGGCGTTCATCATGTCGATGTTCAGCTCGGTGGGCATCAGTGGGTTCTTCGGCTTTGCGGCGCTGGCGGTGCTCTGGGGATGGACGGCCCTGCGGGGCTACCAGGCCGCGCGTGCCCGGCGGTTCCGTGAGCACGAGGCATGGATGATCCGCAACTTCGCTCTCACCTATGCCGCCGTGACTCTCCGGCTGTGGCTGGGCGTGCTGATCTTGGTGCAGTTGCCGTTCTCCGACGGCCGCGCATTCACGGACATCTTCAGCCAGGCCTACGGCCCTCTTCCCTACCTGTGCTGGATACCCAACATCGTGGTGGCCGAGTTCATGGTGCGGCGCCGGAACCTCCCCTCCCTGCACATGACCACCTCCACGCCCGACCCCCGGCTCACCATCTGA
- a CDS encoding carotenoid oxygenase family protein — protein sequence MNNPPVPHLAKNYAPVMDEMSIQDLEVTGAIPPELTGWYVRNGPNPQDVDSPHWFFGDGMVHGVRLEGGRATSYRNRWVRTTKFTEGKTTFGDGKEDLTAGSANTHVVRHAGRTFALVEGSLPYELDLRPGRELDTIGPYDFGGRLHTAMTAHPKVCPITGELHFFGYGGFKPPFLTYHRADASGALTVSRPIDVPAHTMMHDFHLTANYVVFMDLPVVFDQETALRGDDLPYKWRPTYGARLGVLRRNDPFGEVRWLPIEPCYVFHPMNAFDEGPDSGRIVMLVARYPVYNETHATLWRWELDLDSGKVIETQLDDTPCEFPRVDDRLAGMDSRFGHVTVSDTPNIGTGLSHSYLIRYDLQTGNAMRHELPAGRVANEASFAAADGTPGGPGWLLSFVYDASTDKSDLVILDAQDVVAPPVATIHLPRRVPFGFHGNWLPDE from the coding sequence ATGAACAACCCACCCGTCCCGCACCTCGCGAAGAACTACGCGCCGGTGATGGACGAGATGAGCATCCAGGACCTGGAGGTCACCGGGGCGATTCCCCCGGAGCTCACCGGCTGGTATGTGCGGAACGGGCCCAATCCCCAGGACGTCGATTCCCCCCACTGGTTCTTCGGTGACGGCATGGTGCACGGTGTCCGCCTCGAAGGCGGCCGAGCGACCTCGTACCGCAACCGCTGGGTCCGCACCACCAAGTTCACGGAGGGCAAGACGACCTTCGGTGACGGGAAGGAAGACCTGACCGCCGGCTCCGCCAACACTCACGTGGTCCGGCACGCCGGGCGGACATTCGCCCTGGTGGAGGGGTCCCTTCCGTATGAACTCGACCTCCGTCCCGGCCGCGAACTCGACACGATCGGGCCGTACGACTTCGGTGGGCGTCTGCACACCGCCATGACCGCGCACCCCAAGGTCTGCCCGATCACCGGTGAGCTTCACTTCTTCGGGTACGGAGGCTTCAAGCCCCCCTTCCTCACCTACCACCGTGCGGACGCCTCAGGTGCCCTGACGGTCAGCCGCCCCATCGATGTGCCGGCGCACACGATGATGCACGACTTCCACCTGACCGCGAACTACGTCGTCTTCATGGACCTGCCGGTCGTCTTCGACCAGGAGACGGCTCTGCGCGGCGATGACCTTCCGTACAAGTGGCGCCCGACCTACGGGGCCCGTCTCGGTGTGCTGCGGCGCAACGACCCCTTCGGCGAGGTCCGTTGGCTGCCCATCGAACCGTGCTACGTGTTCCACCCGATGAACGCGTTCGACGAAGGGCCGGACAGCGGTCGGATCGTCATGCTCGTGGCCCGCTACCCGGTCTACAACGAGACCCATGCCACGCTGTGGCGCTGGGAACTCGACCTCGACTCGGGCAAGGTCATCGAAACCCAGCTCGACGACACGCCCTGCGAGTTCCCTCGCGTGGACGACCGCCTCGCCGGTATGGACTCCCGTTTCGGACACGTCACGGTGTCGGATACCCCGAACATCGGCACTGGGCTCTCCCACTCCTACCTGATCCGCTACGACCTGCAGACCGGTAACGCGATGCGCCACGAGCTCCCCGCGGGCCGGGTGGCCAACGAGGCATCGTTCGCTGCGGCCGATGGCACACCTGGTGGCCCGGGATGGCTCCTGAGCTTCGTGTACGACGCGAGCACCGACAAGAGTGACCTGGTGATCCTGGACGCTCAGGACGTGGTGGCCCCGCCGGTGGCCACGATTCACCTGCCCCGTCGTGTCCCGTTCGGATTCCACGGCAACTGGCTGCCGGACGAGTGA
- a CDS encoding LuxR C-terminal-related transcriptional regulator — MDAMQGVARGGGLRGSAVSRRGDVMAGIPLAVLAGDPITREGARSYFQSCSQVRLLAPGRPSDAEVVAMFTTQVTDETLVSMRRLSAAPSRSRTWIVLSADGISEARMLRAVRYGLVGFVPRAQAGMESVLQAVLDSRKRRAEPPDVLVRSLTDQLRTLRDGLQDAQGPDTARLKEREVAVLKLLAEGCDTAEVSDALGYSERTIKHILAGLMDRLGLRNRAHAIAYAMRSGAL; from the coding sequence ATGGATGCGATGCAGGGTGTGGCGCGTGGCGGAGGCCTGAGGGGATCCGCGGTGTCACGCAGGGGAGACGTCATGGCCGGAATACCCTTGGCGGTGCTTGCCGGCGACCCGATCACCCGTGAAGGGGCCCGGTCGTACTTCCAGTCGTGCAGCCAGGTAAGACTTCTTGCGCCCGGTCGTCCATCAGACGCCGAGGTGGTCGCGATGTTCACCACGCAAGTGACAGACGAAACGCTCGTGTCGATGCGGCGGCTGTCGGCCGCGCCATCGAGGTCACGGACGTGGATCGTGCTCAGCGCTGACGGCATCAGCGAGGCCAGGATGCTGCGGGCCGTGCGGTACGGCCTGGTTGGCTTCGTGCCGCGTGCGCAGGCCGGCATGGAGAGCGTGCTGCAGGCCGTGTTGGACAGCCGGAAGAGACGGGCCGAGCCGCCCGACGTGCTCGTACGGTCGTTGACCGATCAGCTCAGAACCCTCCGGGACGGGCTTCAGGATGCGCAAGGCCCCGACACGGCTCGGCTGAAGGAACGCGAGGTGGCGGTCCTGAAACTGCTCGCCGAGGGCTGTGACACCGCGGAGGTGTCGGACGCCTTGGGTTACTCGGAGCGCACCATCAAGCACATCCTCGCGGGACTGATGGACCGCCTGGGATTGCGCAACCGCGCCCACGCCATCGCTTACGCGATGCGATCCGGCGCTCTCTGA
- a CDS encoding TMEM175 family protein: protein MRPLHGIDVERVRAFADAVFAIAITLLALEISVPEDLPSAELGHALEEALPSVAGYLLSFVVVGALWIAHHRLFRAAEQLDGPLMYLDLALMALVAALPFPTKLITRYHSNPLATTLYAGTIALSALLITVMALWLRSRPALRSPRAPYELIAKPLHSAAGVAVIFGSSLPVALISPAAAEYWWVGLGIPVRLYTAWRQSRTAKRAAAMPPPVPTADYWPRTGPGWPQP, encoded by the coding sequence GTGAGACCTCTGCACGGAATCGACGTCGAGCGGGTACGAGCGTTCGCCGACGCCGTCTTCGCCATTGCCATCACGCTGCTCGCGCTGGAAATCAGCGTCCCGGAGGACCTGCCTTCCGCCGAACTCGGGCACGCCCTGGAGGAAGCCCTCCCGTCCGTCGCCGGCTACCTGCTGAGTTTCGTCGTCGTCGGGGCACTGTGGATCGCCCATCACCGCCTGTTCCGGGCAGCGGAACAGTTGGACGGCCCCCTGATGTACCTCGATCTGGCGCTGATGGCCCTCGTCGCCGCGCTCCCGTTTCCCACGAAGCTCATCACCAGGTACCACAGCAACCCGCTCGCCACCACGCTGTACGCCGGCACGATCGCCCTGTCCGCTCTGCTGATCACGGTGATGGCGCTGTGGCTCCGCAGCCGCCCGGCATTGCGCAGCCCCAGAGCCCCGTACGAGCTGATCGCCAAGCCACTCCACAGCGCGGCGGGTGTCGCCGTCATCTTCGGAAGCTCGCTGCCGGTGGCTCTGATCTCGCCCGCCGCAGCGGAGTACTGGTGGGTCGGGCTGGGCATCCCCGTCCGGCTCTACACCGCATGGCGCCAGAGCAGGACGGCCAAGCGCGCGGCGGCGATGCCGCCTCCCGTCCCAACGGCCGACTACTGGCCGCGTACCGGGCCCGGTTGGCCACAGCCATGA